From one Anopheles bellator chromosome 1, idAnoBellAS_SP24_06.2, whole genome shotgun sequence genomic stretch:
- the LOC131215632 gene encoding peroxidasin, protein MERRRPAKQQQQQQCRRVLISGCSSSRLLLIAAIASLCVAMAMMPTMVDAVRCPDKCFCQQRTVRCIKQQLDKVPEMPPDTSIIDLRYNHIREVPTGAFEGLQHLHTIFLNENQLTRVHSGAFRELPALKYLYLNRNRIATIAPDAFTALNRLHSMYLHFNNLSALQPQTFTSMPSLERLYLHGNQIKHLPEGSFEGLPSLHRLRLDDNALECDCSLLWFVRTMQHPNRKALVAGATCATPPTLEGQPISAITEDDFHCAKPEISTEPKDIEVGYGQTAIFSCKATGDPRPDIAWLADEQPIRAESADGRTTFLPDGSLRIDEVVPSDAGRYRCVARNALGSTRSRSARLTVNNEVVESEAEAPKFLRTPADQRELLEGDPIVLDCVVTGAPTPSIMWKFNGEGIQNGRIKLFGNGSLILPASTLDDNGVYTCCAGNALGNVSVNVTVVVNARPPVTSSGGPSPTAPSSTSSIASGGATSSPRPPNGATPLPKPSPNARIIATGSTPTDSGSGRHSAPPRIVLGPENQNVNIGSTLTLECEADGNPLPHIWWKKDGLAVNESGQIYFSDDAIELTIDHVQESDAGTYVCVAENELGIAELEAEVVVINVGPPRFLFEPYDLDAIEGTTIEMPCKAENDDILQIKWQKDGRTITPKDKYRLSAAGSLFVSNVTQTDEGRYECSLVNKYGRATASGRLTVKKKSEALPGDQYVRIAIAEASREVDMAINQTIGRLFGSPANGTRYHGDLFRIVRFPSGPAREIARAAEVYERALAIVRRHIGSGANLTTNTSDFRYQDFLSPEYLDLLEQLSGCMAHRITPNCSDLCFHAKYRSLDGTCNNYQHPTWGSSLTGFGRLLPPVYENGFNSPIGWNRSTLYNGFRKPSARLVSTSLISTERITPDERITHMVMQWGQFLDHDLDHAIPSVTSESWDGVDCKKTCEYAAPCYPIDIPPGDPRIRNRRCIDFVRSSAICGSGMTSIFFGSVQPREQINQLTAFIDASQVYGYTETFGQELRNLTTEEGLLRDGPRFPQQKPLLPFSAPTDGMDCRRDLDESQINCFTAGDIRVNEQLGLTAMHTVWMREHNRLAGELHRINPHWDGDRLYYESRKIVGAIMQHITYEHWLPLVIGDQGMAQLGAYAGYDPTVNPAILNEFATAAFRFGHSLINPVLHRLNASYQPITQGHLPLHKAFFTPWRLMYEGGVDPLLRGLYSVPAKLKKPDQNLNTDLTERLFEVAHAVALDLAAINIQRSRDHAIPGYNEYRRQCGMTLASTFDELAGEISDPVVRRKLEELYGHPSNIDLWVGGILEDQLSGAKMGPLFTCILVQQFRALREGDRFWYENEVFKPEQLAQIRRSSLGRVLCDNGDNITTITENVFVLPGKQAGYKRCEEIPQLNLEHWVDCTDCSRHHKRYERPYPPPAVTVAQATAPRRRRSLPRTRRALPAKGDVLGAAEINASPKPTRFALNENHLSERGQDLDEDDNVDEAGRFDDDDMNEERIEGLEALIESFQKSMKQMRRKVRRLEQQCSAAVVAVAAVSAGTGATVNPAKGKPHGHCVDNKGIKRLNNEIWMRDDCTKCECEHHQISCETERCAELICENGLVLVKDPGKCCPACIDAADDTGTVATVPRADVSQ, encoded by the exons ATGGAACGAAGGCGTCcagcgaagcagcagcagcagcagcagtgtcgACGGGTGTTGATTAgcggttgcagcagcagcaggctgtTGCTAATTGCCGCTATCGCGTCGCTCTGCGTTGCCATGGCGATGATGCCGACGATGGTCGACGCAGTCCGCTGCCCGGACAAGTGCTTCTGCCAGCAGCGGACGGTGCGCTGTATCAAGCAGCAACTCGATAAGGTCCCGGAAATGCCGCCCGATACGAGCATCAT CGACCTGCGCTATAACCACATCCGCGAAGTGCCAACCGGTGCCTTCGAAGGACTGCAGCATCTGCACACGATTTTCCTGAACGAGAACCAGCTGACACGGGTGCACTCCGGTGCGTTTCGGGAGCTGCCGGCGCTCAAGTACCTCTACCTGAACCGCAACCGCATCGCAACCATCGCACCGGATGCATTCACGGCACTGAACCGTCTGCACAGCAT GTACCTACACTTCAACAATCTGAGCGCGCTGCAACCACAAACCTTCACCAGTATGCCATCGCTGGAGCGGCT GTATTTGCACGGCAACCAAATTAAGCACCTACCGGAGGGCAGCTTCGAGGGGTTGCCGTCGctgcaccggctccggctggaCGATAATGCGCTGGAATGCGACTGCTCGTTGCTGTGGTTCGTGCGGACGATGCAgcacccgaaccggaaggcCCTGGTGGCCGGGGCCACCTGCGCCACGCCGCCCACCCTCGAAGGGCAACCAATTAGCGCGATCACGGAGGACGATTTTCACTGCG CCAAGCCGGAAATCAGCACCGAGCCGAAGGACATCGAGGTCGGCTACGGTCAGACGGCCATCTTTAGCTGCAAGGCAACGGGTGACCCGCGGCCAGACATTGCGTGGCTGGCGGACGAGCAGCCGATCCGGGCGGAGTCGGCCGACGGGCGGACCACGTTCCTGCCCGACGGCTCGCTCCGGATCGACGAGGTCGTACCGTCCGACGCCGGCCGGTATCGGTGCGTGGCCCGGAATGCGCTGGGCAGCACGAGGTCCCGCTCGGCCCGCCTGACCGTCAACAACGAGGTGGTGGAGAGTGAGGCCGAAGCTCCCAAGTTCCTGCGAACACCTGCTGACCAGCGCGAGCTGCTCGAGGGCGATCCCATCGTCCTGGACTGTGTCGTCACTG GTGCTCCCACGCCGAGCATCATGTGGAAGTTCAATGGCGAAGGCATCCAGAACGGACGCATCAAGCTGTTCGGCAACGGGTCGCTCATCCTGCCGGCGTCGACGCTGGACGACAACGGCGTCTACACCTGCTGCGCCGGAAACGCTCTCGGCAACGTTTCGGTCAACGTGACGGTCGTAGTGAACG CCCGCCCACCGGTGACATCATCGGGCGGTCCGTCGCCAACAGCGCCATCATCGACGTCAtccatcgcttccggtggagcCACGTCCAGTCCGCGACCACCAAACGGTGCTACGCCGCTGCCGAAGCCATCACCGAACGCAAGgatcatcgccaccggatcGACGCC CACCGATTCCGG ATCCGGTCGGCACTCCG CTCCCCCCAGGATAGTGCTCGGACCGGAAAACCAAAACGTTAACATCGGTTCAACGCTGACGCTGGAATGTGAAGCCGACGGGAACCCGCTGCCGCACATCTGGTGGAAAAAGGACGGTCTAGCGGTGAACGAGTCCGGCCAGATCTACTTCAGCGACGATGCGATCGAGCTTACCATCGACCACGTCCAGGAGTCCGATGCAG GCACGTACGTTTGTGTGGCCGAGAACGAGCTGGGCATCGCCGAGCTGGAAGCCGAAGTGGTCGTCATCAACGTGGGTCCGCCCCGGTTCCTGTTCGAACCGTACGACCTGGACGCAATCGAAGGCACCACCATCGAGATGCCGTGTAAGGCGGAGAACGACGATATCCTGCAG ATCAAATGGCAAAAGGATGGCCGGACCATAACCCCGAAGGACAAGTATCGTTTATCGGCGGCCGGCAGTTTGTTCGTGTCCAACGTCACGCAAACGGACGAGGGTCGGTACGAGTGCTCGCTGGTGAACAAGTATGGCCGTGCGACCGCCAGCGGCCGACTGACGGTGAA gAAGAAGTCGGAAGCCCTGCCGGGAGACCAGTACGTGCGGATCGCGATTGCGGAAGCATCGCGCGAGGTGGATATGGCCATTAATCAAACCATCGGGCGCCTGTTTGGGTCACCGGCGAACGGTACCCGCTACCATGGCGATCTGTTCCGCATCGTGCGCTTCCCGAGCGGCCCGGCCCGCGAGATTGCCCGGGCGGCCGAGGTGTACGAGCGGGCCCTGGCCATCGTCCGGCGGCACATCGGGAGCGGAGCCAACCTGACGACCAACACGAGCGACTTCCGCTATCAGGACTTCCTGTCGCCCGAGTACCTCGATCTGCTGGAGCAACTGTCCGGCTGCATGGCGCACCGTATCACACCGAACTGCTCGGACCTGTGCTTCCACGCCAAGTATCGTTCGCTGGACGGGACCTGCAACAACTACCAGCACCCGACGTGGGGCTCCTCGCTGACCGGTTTCGGCCGGCTACTGCCGCCGGTCTACGAGAACGGATTCAACAGTCCGATCGGTTGGAACCGGTCCACCCTGTACAATGGGTTCCGCAAGCCGAGTGCCCGGCTCGTATCGACCAGCCTGATATCGACCGAGCGTATCACGCCGGACGAGCGCATCACGCACATGGTGATGCAGTGGGGCCAGTTTCTTGACCACGATCTCGACCACGCGATCCCCTCGGTCACGTCCGAAAGCTGGGACGGAGTGGACTGCAAGAAGACGTGCGAGTACGCGGCGCCCTGCTACCCGATCGACATCCCGCCGGGCGATCCGCGCATCCGCAACCGGCGCTGTATCGACTTTGTCCGCTCGAGCGCCATCTGCGGGTCGGGCATGACGTCGATCTTCTTCGGCAGTGTGCAGCCACGGGAACAGATCAACCAGTTGACGGCGTTCATCGATGCGTCGCAGGTGTACGGCTACACGGAAACGTTTGGCCAGGAACTACGCAACCTGACCACCGAGGAGGGTTTACTGCGCGATGGGCCTCGCTTTCCGCAGCAGAAGCCGCTGCTTCCGTTCTCCGCCCCAACGGACGGGATGGATTGTCGGCGGGATCTGGACGAGAGCCAGATCAACTGCTTTACGGCCGGGGACATTCGCGTGAACGAGCAGCTGGGCCTGACGGCGATGCACACGGTGTGGATGCGGGAACACAATCGGCTGGCGGGTGAGCTGCACCGCATCAACCCGCACTGGGACGGGGACCGGTTGTATTACGAGAGCCGCAAGATTGTGGGTGCGATCATGCAGCACATCACCTACGAGCACTGGTTGCCGCTGGTGATCGGTGACCAGGGCATGGCGCAGCTCGGGGCGTACGCCGGCTACGATCCGACGGTGAATCCAGCGATCTTGAACGAGTTTGCGACGGccgcgttccggttcgggcacAGTCTCATCAATCCGGTCCTGCACCGGCTGAACGCTTCCTACCAACCGATCACGCAGGGACACTTGCCACTGCACAAGGCGTTCTTCACCCCGTGGCGCCTGATGTACGAGGGCGGTGTGGATCCGTTACTGCGCGGACTGTACAGTGTGCCGGCCAAGCTGAAGAAACCGGACCAGAACCTTAACACCGACCTGACGGAGCGCCTGTTCGAGGTGGCCCATGCCGTTGCGCTCGATCTGGCTGCGATCAACATCCAGCGTTCGCGGGATCACGCCATCCCCGGGTACAACGAGTACCGGCGTCAGTGCGGTATGACGTTGGCCAGCACTTTCGATGAGCTGGCCGGTGAAATCTCCGACCCGGTGGTGCGCCGAAAGCTCGAGGAACTGTATGGGCACCCGAGCAACATCGATCTCTGGGTCGGTGGCATCCTGGAGGATCAGCTGTCGGGGGCCAAGATGGGCCCACTGTTTACCTGCATCCTGGTGCAGCAATTCCGGGCACTGCGCGAAGGCGATCGGTTCTGGTACGAGAACGAAGTGTTTAAACCGGAGCAGTTGGCTCAGATCCGCCGTTCGTCCCTGGGACGAGTGTTGTGTGACAATGGCGACAACATTACGACCATCACGGAGAACGTGTTCGTCCTGCCCGGCAAACAGGCGGGCTACAAGCGGTGCGAGGAGATCCCGCAGCTCAACCTGGAGCACTGGGTCGACTGTACGGATTGCTCGCGGCACCACAAGCGCTACGAACGACCGTATCCACCGCCGGCTGTTACGGTGGCACAGGCCACGGCTCCACGGCGCCGAAGATCCTTGCCAAGGACCCGCCGAGCGCTACCTGCGAAGGGTGATGTGCTGGGTGCTGCGGAAATAAATGCTAGCCCCAAACCGACACGCTTTGCCCTGAACGAGAACCACCTGAGCGAGCGTGGCCAGGAcctcgacgaggacgacaacgTCGACGAGGCAGGGcgcttcgacgacgatgacatGAACGAGGAACGGATCGAAGGGCTGGAGGCGCTGATCGAGAGTTTTCAGAAGTCAATGAAACAGATGCGCCGTAAGGTGCGCCGCCTGGAGCAGCAGtgctcggcggcggtggtggccgttgccgccgtcagcgccggcaccggagccACGGTCAATCCGGCCAAGGGCAAACCGCACGGGCACTGCGTCGACAACAAGGGCATCAAGCGGCTGAACAACGAGATCTGGATGCGGGACGATTGCACCAAGTGTGAGTGCGAGCACCACCAGATTAGCTGCGAAACGGAGCGCTGTGCGGAGCTGATCTGCGAGAAtgggctggtgctggtgaaggaCCCGGGCAAGTGCTGCCCGGCCTGTATCGACGCGGCGGATGATaccggaacggtggccacggttccACGGGCAGACGTGAGCCAGTAG